A part of Verrucomicrobiota bacterium JB022 genomic DNA contains:
- a CDS encoding D-alanine--D-alanine ligase: MSDFPRIAVLMGGPGSERKVSLASGGAVLGALQGLGLDAVGVDVTTTDVVLPDGVGLAFNVIHGTFGEDGQLQEKLEALGVPYTGAGVVSSRTAFDKNLAKEAFKAAGVPTPGAEIVDVSGGVRLPSLAVPFVVKPPREGSSVGVHVVKDAAQAQAAMEDAAKYGNDILVEEFVEGLELTVGVLDDVALPIVHIIPPEGVYDMASKYPWLSGAKGSTYICPAELDEETTKVVQEAALAAHRALNVEVYSRVDVLLDAQKRPFVLEVNTIPGMTETSLLPKSATASGIGFPELCQMIARLSLELRT, translated from the coding sequence ATGAGTGATTTCCCCAGAATAGCTGTGTTGATGGGTGGCCCGGGATCGGAGCGCAAGGTTTCGCTGGCGTCCGGCGGGGCGGTGCTCGGTGCCCTGCAGGGGCTGGGTCTGGATGCGGTGGGAGTGGACGTGACGACGACGGATGTGGTGCTCCCGGACGGGGTGGGGCTGGCATTCAACGTGATTCACGGGACCTTCGGCGAGGACGGCCAGCTGCAGGAAAAGCTGGAAGCGCTGGGTGTGCCCTACACGGGTGCCGGGGTGGTGAGCAGCCGCACGGCGTTCGACAAGAACCTGGCGAAGGAAGCGTTCAAGGCGGCGGGTGTGCCGACGCCTGGGGCGGAGATTGTGGATGTGTCGGGTGGGGTGAGGTTGCCGTCGCTGGCGGTGCCATTCGTGGTGAAGCCGCCGCGCGAGGGATCGAGCGTGGGGGTGCATGTGGTGAAGGATGCGGCGCAGGCGCAGGCGGCGATGGAGGATGCGGCGAAGTATGGGAACGACATTCTGGTTGAGGAGTTTGTGGAAGGGCTGGAGCTGACGGTGGGGGTGCTGGACGATGTGGCGCTGCCGATCGTGCACATCATTCCGCCGGAGGGGGTGTATGACATGGCGAGCAAGTATCCGTGGTTGTCCGGCGCAAAGGGGAGCACGTATATCTGTCCGGCGGAGCTGGATGAGGAGACGACGAAGGTCGTGCAGGAGGCGGCGCTGGCCGCGCACCGGGCGCTGAATGTGGAGGTGTATTCGCGGGTTGACGTGTTGCTCGACGCGCAGAAGCGGCCATTTGTGCTGGAGGTGAATACGATTCCGGGAATGACTGAAACGAGTCTGCTGCCGAAGTCCGCGACGGCCAGCGGGATTGGATTTCCGGAGCTTTGCCAGATGATTGCGCGGCTTTCGCTGGAGCTGAGAACGTAA